The sequence below is a genomic window from Draconibacterium halophilum.
TGCTTTTAATCAATCGGATGCTTACGATGTAATTACTTCAGGCTCGCCTTTTGATGTGTGCTATTCGATTAACGAAAATGAATACCGTGGTAAAACCAATCTTCAGTTATTTATAAGAGATATCAAGAAAAGAGAGTTCCTGAATTAAGGTAGTAGCGACTTTAGTTGCGGCAATTCTTCAATTACTCTGGCGCCCGTTGCCACCAGCCGCTGTTTCGACTGATGTCCGTCGGCCACCAAAATGCAATCTATTTCCAGTTGTTGAGCTACCTCAAAATCATGATTGGTGTCGCCAATAATAGTTGCCTGGCTTTTGTTGATGTTAAATTCGCTAATAAACTGTTTGCCACGTTCTATTTTCGAAGATGCATAATGATCGTTCAATCCGGCAACTCCCTCAAAATAGTCGAAAATATTCTGATGTTTTAAGGTTTGCTCCAACATGTTTTGTTGCATAGCGGAAAGTACAAATTGTTGGAGCCCCAAGCTTTTAAAATGCTGGAGTACGTCAATCGCTCCGGCATGTAATTTACACTGAGAAACTCCTGCGTTGTATATGTCCATATATTCCTGTGCCGAAATGGAGAAATCTTCTTTTGAAAAATCAAAACCGAGAGATTCGTAACAATCCTTTACAGGAAACGAGAATACCTCTTTATACGAATAATGATCAAGCAGATTTAGCTGCCGATTTTTCAGCAGCACATTTATCGTTGAAATGCAAAAATCAAGATCGTTGAGCAGTGTACCGTTCCAGTCCCAGATAATTGTATGCATTTTATACCGATTGTTTTTTAGAGTGAGCGTTAAGTGAAATGATAAATTTACAGTGGTTAATGCCGGTAGTAAAGCAAAAAGGCTTTGTAAATAGATGTAACAAAGGCTGCATTTGATTTCTAATCGGTACTATTTTTTAGGTCTGTCGAATTTGTTAATTACCGGGTAAGCATACAATTTCAGAAAACGTTCCTGAATGTCAGTTATCGGGAAATCGATATTCACCATGGCTTGCTCCACCATAATTTCAAATTTCTTTTGTTCTTCGCTGGTGTATCGATCTTTAAATCGGTGCTCCTGCATAAGCATGTCGTAGGCCACAAAATTGCTAGGCCACAGTTTAAAATTTTTGTAAATCTGGTCGTCGATCATTTCGGCCAGGCAACGAATGTAAGAATTACGTTGTTCGTTATTTTTTGCCAATTCAAAATGGGTTTCTATAGGTGTTCCAAAGGAAAAACGCATTCTCCCTTTTGGTGCGAACATTCCCATCGACATCGCTTTTAGGTCGTCTTTACTTCGTTTCGATTCGCCGTAATGTTCTTTTTTTATTAATTCGCGAAGTTTGGCCAATCCACAAGGTTCAATCTCGTACGAAATGGATACCGGCACAATATTTAATTCGTTAAATCCGTCCGATATGCCTCCTGTGTTACTCATGTTCAGCATTTTTAGAACACTGTCCTGTGTTTTGTCGTTCCCGTCTTTTGTACGGCCTTCGCGTTGAGCTATCCAAACCGACATTTTGTCTTCAGTAATGGACTTTCGGATAAAATGAGAGACCTTTTTTGATGCCATCATCAGTTCGCGTGGCGGCAAATTTCGTTTAATAACAAACGACCTGTTCAGCTTAACTGTATGTTCTATCCACTCGTATTGCAGCAGGTTGTCGCCAATGGCAATCTGGGTGGTGTTCATCCCGTGCTCAAAAATGAGAAAATTTAATAAAGCGGCATCTAAAATAATATCGCGGTGGTTCGAAATAAACAGATAGGGCTTGGAATTGTCCAGCTTATCCATTCCGGTAACTTTTAATCCGTCCGAAGTTTTGTCTACCAGCCAGTGCAAAAGATCGTAAATAAAAACGCCCTGAAGCTGTTTAACACTGCTTACCCGGCGCAACTGAAATTTTACCATTTCAACCTTTGGCCGGTTTTTAAACAAGAGATGCAGTACCCTGTCAAAGGTTTTATCCTTAACTAGTTTTCTGATCTTTGCTTTAACTTCTTTGTCGGTGTAGGGGCGAATATCATCAAAATTAATGTCTCGCATTATTTATAATTTTAACCCGACAAAGTAAGGTATTCAAAATCAGAATTTCAACCTCAATTGGAATTTTAACTCCGTTTTGTGGTGTCCTGTTATCTCGTTGTAGCCGGAACTTATGGTTTCACGGTCGGTCCACCACGTATTAGCCAGCTTTAGCCAGCACTCAATCTTTTTCGCCGGCTGGTATTTTAAATTGATATAATTTCTTATTCCCTTCCCGTAATAGGCAGGAATGGAAAAAGCATAAAGAATGTCGTTTTCGTACGCATAAATACGGCTGTTATAGCTTTTGGTATGAAACCAGGCCAGTCGTGCCGCAAGGTTCAACGGAAATTGTTTGGGCTTAAACTGGATGTCCTGGAAAAGCAGAAATCCGTTCTCACTATTCTCGCCTTTATAATAAACATGCTCGGCACGTGTTTTTAGCAAGATTGTTTCCGATATCTGAAACTGTGTATGAAAGCGCATTTTCTGAACGCGTTCTGGCAGATTGATATAGCGCCCATCGTTCTTGAATTTTTGATCTTTCTCCTCATTTTTAAAACGTAGGTAGGCGGTAATCTTTTCGCTGATCTGAAAATCTGCTTGTGTAAAAATATCCCACGAACGTGCAGGGCTGGCAGTGGAGTAGTTAAACCATTCTGATTGATAAACATCGGAATAGGCTGAAAGCTTAACAAATTTGGCCGGTAAAAGACGCACCCCAAAATAAAGTCCTGATTCGTTGCTGATGTTACTTCCTTCGGCCATCGTATTGGCCCAAAAAGCGTGGTAATCTTTATCGAAATGACGAAACAATGCCGAAAATGCCAATTGGTCGTTAACATGTACAATTGCTCCCTGTGTAACTGCTTTTCCTTTTGATTTTGATAGGGCAGCCTCGCCAAAAAGCGTATAGTTATTTTTGTTAAAAAGGTAATCGGCACCGACGGTATAATTATCGGTCCCTTGGAAACGAAATTTGTTGTAAAGCCGTTCGCTGCGAATAAATGGTTTGTCGAAATGTTGATATACAACGGTTACCCCAAGTTTAAGGTATTTAAAATGATGGGTAAAAACTCCGCCGGCATTGGTAAAATTTACCGTTTTTTCATCGGCAATTTCGCTGTCGGTGCGATGATAACCCGAAGTTTGCAAACTGGAGAAATGGTTTACTTCTGCATCCTTATAAACCAGGTTGCCATCGGCATTTTTGCGCGAATAGAATAGACTGAATCGTGAATTACCCAATTTTACGGTTCCGGCCGCCCCTCTGAAAAAGAAATTCTCATCCACAGAAGTGTAGCCCCGAACTCCCTGGCCGGTTTTTGTGATTCCCAAAACATTTTGCGATTTCCCGTTGGTGTAGCCTTGCCATAATACCAAACCCTGGCCGGTTCTAACAAGGTAGTCGCCGACCGAAATTTTTTCAAAAGTGCTATTGATTTTGAAACTAACATGCCCCGAATAGTAATCGAAACCACTTTTGTTAGAACCTTTAAAGAATGCTTCGCCGGGATCTTTCTCGGCCGTTATGCCAATAGAAAGTTTGTCATTGGCCCTAAAATTATAGCGCGTGTAATAGCGAAATCGGTTTCCTTCGTAAGGTGTGGTGTTATCGTCTTTTGTTTTGTATCCGCGTGCTTTCTGTAAATTACCCAGCGTTCGAATTAGCAATTGGTTATCGGCATATTTTAGCTGTTGTTTTAATGTTTGTTGTTCCTGTTCTTCGGGGCCAAATACAATAAAATACTGCAATTTTTGCAGCAAATCAGGTGAAAACCCATCAATGGTTTTTAGTTCGTAAATAGAATATACAGGGCCGTAAGTGTCAGTATATTCAAGTAATTTTTGAATTTGTATTTCATTTAACAAATAGAGCCGTGCCAATTCTGTGGTGCTTGTTGCGTTAATATTAACGGGATGTTCAAGAAAATACTCCAGATCCTCAATAATTAAGGCCGCATCAGTGCCTTCTTCAATTTTATCGAGATGCGATTCCAAAATCGATTCAATCAATTTATCGGGCGAGTTATTTTGCGCCGATGCCGCCAAAAATGTAAGCTCAAGTAACATGAAAATTATATGTTTGGCAATGCGTGTCATTTAAGATTGTATTGAATGGAAACCGAGGGTGTAAATCCTAAATTTCCATGGTAACTAAATGCAATATCTGTGCTGATATTTTTAAAAATGTAGCCAATTCCGGCAGTATATTGAACCGGCCGTCCCGAAATCCCAAAGCGAAAGGCCAGATTTTCAAGTGGCATAAATTCCAGTCCGCTTTTTATTAAAACATCCCGCTCCGATTCTTTTTGTGTTTCAAAGCTCACCAGCACATGCTGGTCGAAAGCATAGTGTGCACCAAGCCTGTAAATCGATGGGAGTTTTGTTTTTTCTTCGCGATAATTGTAGCCGTTTTTAACCGGATTAAAGGAGTGAACGCCTAATGTAATTTTCTCGGTAAGCTTATAACTTGCCCCGATTTCAAACGTAAGAAACGAAAAAGCATCCGCATTTTCCGGCATACGTTCTGCGAAATAATCGAATTGGATAGAAGCGTTAAGACGTTCAGAAAGTGGCTTGGCATAGGCAAGGCCCAGTTTATGCGCTTTAAAAATGCCCTTTCCAAATTGGTAAAAACTTAATCCGAAAGTTCCGGTGTTGGTTGGCAAAACAATACTTGATGCCGCCAATTCAAATTCATCAATTCCGAATTTTGATTCGTAAAATATTCCGGCGGAAAAATTGTTGAGTTGCGCTAATGTTGCCTGGTTATGAAAAGTGCTCCAGCTATCGGGAATGGATACAAAAGCATTTGATAGCGCAACAGAACGTGCACCTCCTGTGTAATTTTGAGAGGAGGCTACCGAAGCGATTATGGTAAAGCACGCCAACAGTATGTAAAAGGGTTTATGCATAAAAAAAGAGGTATTGATTAAATACCTCTTTAAAATTAAGTAAAATATTTTTAACTACAATTAGTTTGTTTTAAATCTGTACTTTACCTCCGATAACTCCTGGTTGGCTTTTACAATTTTTTGTTTCAGGTTTTCTTTGTAAGTAACCAGTTTGTTCATTAGTTCTTCGTCTCCGGTGGCCATCATTTGAGTAGCTAAAATAGCCGCATTCATTGATCCGTTAACTGCAACAGTAGCAACTGGAATACCCGGAGGCATTTGCAGAATAGCAAGAATAGAATCAAACCCCGACAGGCTGGCGTTAATCGGAACACCAATTACAGGAACCGGGGTCATTGCAGCAATTACACCCGGTAAGTGAGCAGCCATTCCGGCACCGGCAATAATAACTTTTATTCCGCGGTCTTTGGCTCCTTTGGCAAAGCTTTCTACCTCTTCCGGAGTACGATGTGCCGATAGCGCATTGATCTCGAAAGGAATTTCAAACTCATCGAACAATTTGGCCGCTTTTTCCATCACGCTTAAATCGGATGTGCTGCCCATAATAATACTAACTTTTGGAGTCATGTTTTATAATTTATTTGTTACTTTGTATCTTTTTATTTTCAGCACGAAAATACAGCAAATTAGCAATTAATAAAAATCAAAACCACATATGAAGAAGGTTAAAATTCTGGATAAAGAATTTGAGTTATTTATTCCATATGAGAAGATTCGTTCAGTTGTTGAGCAAATGGCTGAAACAATGAATAAGGAGTTGGCAGGCAAAGACCCGCTTTTTCTTTGTATATTAAACGGTTCGTTTATGTTTGCCGCCGAATTATTCAAGCGTATCGACTTTGTAGAGTCGGAGATTTCGTTTGTAAAACTGGCTTCGTATCAGGGCGATTCAACAACCGGAAGAGTGAAACATCTGATCGGGTTGAATGAAGAAATTGAAGGACGAACCGTAGTGATTCTGGAAGATATTGTTGATACGGGAATTACCATCAACAATATTATGGAGCAACTGGAACTAATGAAGCCCAAAGAAGTGCAGGTAGCCACCTTGTTATTAAAACCGGATGCGCTTCAGAAAGAAGTAGATCTTAAATATGTGGGAATGGAGATCCCGAATGATTTTATCGTAGGTTACGGACTTGACTACGACGGCTACGGTAGAAATCTGATCGATATTTACACGGTAGTAAAATAAAAAATAACCAAAAACTATGTTGAATCTCGTATTGTTTGGCCCACCGGGGGCAGGAAAAGGAACCCAGGCCGAATTTCTTACTAATTCATTTGAATTGATCCACTTATCGACCGGCGATTTGCTACGAAGCGAAATTGCCGAAGAAACCCCTCTGGGAAAGGAAGCAAAAAACTTTATGGATAAAGGCGAGTTGGTTCCCGATGAAGTGGTGATTGGAATGATAAAAAGTAAACTTGACGCAAACAAAGATGCGAAAGGTTTTATTTTCGACGGATTTCCACGTACCGTTGATCAGGCGAAAGCGCTGGATGTTTTGCTGAACGACAATGGAACACCAATCTCGGGAATGCTTTGCCTGCAGGTTGAGAAGCAGGAATTGATCGATCGTTTGTTAAGCCGCGGAAAAGTTTCGGGCCGTTCCGACGATCAAAACCAATCGATTATTGAAAACCGCATTGCAGTTTACACCGAAAAAACACTTCCTTTAATTGAATACTACAAACCGCAGGGTAAACATTTCGATGTTAATGGAATGGGAACTATTGAGGAAAT
It includes:
- a CDS encoding HAD family hydrolase codes for the protein MHTIIWDWNGTLLNDLDFCISTINVLLKNRQLNLLDHYSYKEVFSFPVKDCYESLGFDFSKEDFSISAQEYMDIYNAGVSQCKLHAGAIDVLQHFKSLGLQQFVLSAMQQNMLEQTLKHQNIFDYFEGVAGLNDHYASSKIERGKQFISEFNINKSQATIIGDTNHDFEVAQQLEIDCILVADGHQSKQRLVATGARVIEELPQLKSLLP
- a CDS encoding 1-acyl-sn-glycerol-3-phosphate acyltransferase, encoding MRDINFDDIRPYTDKEVKAKIRKLVKDKTFDRVLHLLFKNRPKVEMVKFQLRRVSSVKQLQGVFIYDLLHWLVDKTSDGLKVTGMDKLDNSKPYLFISNHRDIILDAALLNFLIFEHGMNTTQIAIGDNLLQYEWIEHTVKLNRSFVIKRNLPPRELMMASKKVSHFIRKSITEDKMSVWIAQREGRTKDGNDKTQDSVLKMLNMSNTGGISDGFNELNIVPVSISYEIEPCGLAKLRELIKKEHYGESKRSKDDLKAMSMGMFAPKGRMRFSFGTPIETHFELAKNNEQRNSYIRCLAEMIDDQIYKNFKLWPSNFVAYDMLMQEHRFKDRYTSEEQKKFEIMVEQAMVNIDFPITDIQERFLKLYAYPVINKFDRPKK
- a CDS encoding helix-hairpin-helix domain-containing protein; translation: MTRIAKHIIFMLLELTFLAASAQNNSPDKLIESILESHLDKIEEGTDAALIIEDLEYFLEHPVNINATSTTELARLYLLNEIQIQKLLEYTDTYGPVYSIYELKTIDGFSPDLLQKLQYFIVFGPEEQEQQTLKQQLKYADNQLLIRTLGNLQKARGYKTKDDNTTPYEGNRFRYYTRYNFRANDKLSIGITAEKDPGEAFFKGSNKSGFDYYSGHVSFKINSTFEKISVGDYLVRTGQGLVLWQGYTNGKSQNVLGITKTGQGVRGYTSVDENFFFRGAAGTVKLGNSRFSLFYSRKNADGNLVYKDAEVNHFSSLQTSGYHRTDSEIADEKTVNFTNAGGVFTHHFKYLKLGVTVVYQHFDKPFIRSERLYNKFRFQGTDNYTVGADYLFNKNNYTLFGEAALSKSKGKAVTQGAIVHVNDQLAFSALFRHFDKDYHAFWANTMAEGSNISNESGLYFGVRLLPAKFVKLSAYSDVYQSEWFNYSTASPARSWDIFTQADFQISEKITAYLRFKNEEKDQKFKNDGRYINLPERVQKMRFHTQFQISETILLKTRAEHVYYKGENSENGFLLFQDIQFKPKQFPLNLAARLAWFHTKSYNSRIYAYENDILYAFSIPAYYGKGIRNYINLKYQPAKKIECWLKLANTWWTDRETISSGYNEITGHHKTELKFQLRLKF
- a CDS encoding PorV/PorQ family protein; translated protein: MHKPFYILLACFTIIASVASSQNYTGGARSVALSNAFVSIPDSWSTFHNQATLAQLNNFSAGIFYESKFGIDEFELAASSIVLPTNTGTFGLSFYQFGKGIFKAHKLGLAYAKPLSERLNASIQFDYFAERMPENADAFSFLTFEIGASYKLTEKITLGVHSFNPVKNGYNYREEKTKLPSIYRLGAHYAFDQHVLVSFETQKESERDVLIKSGLEFMPLENLAFRFGISGRPVQYTAGIGYIFKNISTDIAFSYHGNLGFTPSVSIQYNLK
- the purE gene encoding 5-(carboxyamino)imidazole ribonucleotide mutase; amino-acid sequence: MTPKVSIIMGSTSDLSVMEKAAKLFDEFEIPFEINALSAHRTPEEVESFAKGAKDRGIKVIIAGAGMAAHLPGVIAAMTPVPVIGVPINASLSGFDSILAILQMPPGIPVATVAVNGSMNAAILATQMMATGDEELMNKLVTYKENLKQKIVKANQELSEVKYRFKTN
- the hpt gene encoding hypoxanthine phosphoribosyltransferase; protein product: MKKVKILDKEFELFIPYEKIRSVVEQMAETMNKELAGKDPLFLCILNGSFMFAAELFKRIDFVESEISFVKLASYQGDSTTGRVKHLIGLNEEIEGRTVVILEDIVDTGITINNIMEQLELMKPKEVQVATLLLKPDALQKEVDLKYVGMEIPNDFIVGYGLDYDGYGRNLIDIYTVVK
- a CDS encoding adenylate kinase — encoded protein: MLNLVLFGPPGAGKGTQAEFLTNSFELIHLSTGDLLRSEIAEETPLGKEAKNFMDKGELVPDEVVIGMIKSKLDANKDAKGFIFDGFPRTVDQAKALDVLLNDNGTPISGMLCLQVEKQELIDRLLSRGKVSGRSDDQNQSIIENRIAVYTEKTLPLIEYYKPQGKHFDVNGMGTIEEIAGRLKDVVEKL